The nucleotide window CGTTCCACGCCCGTTTCCGTTTTGGGATCAGCTACCAGAATGCAAGTAGCCGAACCGCCGCCGCGGCCCACCCGACCGCGCAACTGATGGAGTTGGGCCAATCCGAAACGGTCGGCATCATAAACGACCATTACAGTGGCGTTGGGTACGTTGACCCCTACTTCCACAACGGTGGTGGACACCAACACCTGGATGTCATTGGCCGCAAACCGCCGCATCACTTCTTCTTTCTCCGCCGGAGACATTTTTCCATGTAAAAGACCAACCCGCACGGGCGCCAGCGTTTGCGTCAATTCTTCAAACACAGCCTGGGCGTTTTGCAAATCCAGTTTCTCGGATTCGTCGATCAGGGGGCAGATGACATACGCCTGATGATGGTTGCGGCATTCCTTCGCGATAAATTGCACCACACGTGGCCATACATCGGATTTGACCCAATAGGTGTCGACAGGTTGACGACCGGCCGGCATTTCATCGATCACCGAGACATCCATATCCCCGTAAACCGTGATCGCCAGTGTACGAGGAATGGGCGTCGCCGTCATATGGAGTACGTCCGGTGCTTCTCCTTTTTCCCGAAAACGGGCCCGCTGCTTCACCCCGAACCGGTGTTGCTCGTCGGTGATCACCAATCCCAAACGTTGAAACGTCACAGGCTCCTGGATCAACGCATGCGTTCCCACCACCACATCGGTCAACCCCATCTGCAATTCACCCAGTACTTCCCGCCGCTCTTTGGTGGTCAAACTTCCCGTCAACAAAGCCAAACGGACGCCGTACGGTTCCAGGAGCTTCCGCAATGACTGCATATGCTGCTCAGCCAGGATCTCGGTCGGCACCATCAACGCGCCCTGACAACCGCTCAGATAATTGGCGTAGAGCGCGATCGCTGCAATGACCGTTTTACCTGAACCCACATCTCCTTGCAACAGACGGTGCATCTGCTCCGGCGCTCGCAAATCGTCCAAAATTTCGCGGACGACACGCTGTTGGGCACCCGTCAGGGAAAACGGCAAACCCTCGATCATTTGTTTGACTTGACCTGTATCAAATTCATGGGCAATGCCTTCTACCCGTTCACGCGTCTGCCTGCGCCAATGAAGAAGTTTCAATTCATACAAAAACAGCTCCTCATATGCCATTCGACGTCGAGCACGGCTTCCTTCCTCCCTGCTTCGAGGAAAATGGAGACGATACATGGCCTGCGCCCGGTCCATCAACCGGTACCGTTCAATGATCTCCGCCGGCAACACCTCTTCAATTTGTCGTCCAAACTGAAGAAAAGCCTGATGGATGGTTTTGCGCAACCAAGCGACCTTGATGCTGCCCGAGATCGAATAGACCGGCAAGAGGCGACCGGCTTGCTTTTCCTGCTCGGCACTGTTGAAAAAAGTCCGATCCGCAGTAATCTGCAGACGATGCCGATCCCACTTTCCCGAAACCATCAGGGACTGCCCTATTTGGAGCTTGGATTTGAGATATGCCTGATTGAACCACACCACTTGAACCGCCAAACCGTCCACATCCAGTTTGGCGCTGATGCGGGACTTTTTTCCGCCATACCATCGGATGCTGGGGAGAGTGATCAACTTGCCCCGGACGGTGACGCGCTCCTCGTGCTCCGCCGAGGTCAGATCGACCAGACGGTAATCTTCGTACCGGTATGGAAAATAGGTCAACAAGTCCTCCACGGTTCGGATGCCCAACTGCTCCAGCTCTTCTGCCCGCTTTTCTCCCACTCCCGTCATTGCCGTCACTGGCGTGTTTCTCAAATCCATCCGTTCACTGTGGCGTCCCCCCGAAAATCCGACGTTCCAATGCCCGTCCCGTCGGGGTCGCCGCCAACCCTCCCAATGCCGTTTCTTTCAGGGCCACCGGCATATCCCGGCCGATCTTATACATCGCCTCCACCACTTCATCCGGCGGAATAACGCTCTCTACCCCGGCCATCGCCATATCTGCCGCCACCATGGCGATCGCTGCTCCCATCGCATTGCGTTTGACGCAGGGGGCTTCGACCAGTCCGGCAACAGGATCACAGACCAAACCCAACATATTTTTCAACGCAATTGCCACTGCTTGCGCTGACATCGAGGGGGTTCCACCGGCCATTTCCACGACAGCAGCAGCCGCCATCGCCGTAGCGGACCCCACCTCGGCCTGGCAACCTCCTGCTGCCCCGGAAATGCATGCATTGTTGGCGATGATATATCCGATCGCCCCGCCGACAAACAGCGCCCGTACCATCGTTTCCCTGTCTGAGTTCAACCGGTTGGCTGCGGTAAACACACAGCCGGGCAGAATACCACATGAACCGGCCGTCGGCGTGGCGACGATCGTTCCCATCGCGGCGTTTACTTCAGATACGGCTGTCGCACGTGAAACCGCATCCAAAACTGTCGGGCCGGACAGTAGAAGTTTCGCTTTGTTTTTGTAGTCTTGTATCTTTTTGGCGTCACCGCCCGTCAATCCACTGTGGGAACGGATATCTTCCGTCAGGCCACGGTGGATGGCTTGCTCCATCACATCCAGATTTTGCTCCATCATGCGGAAGATCGACTCGCGGGATTCCCCCGTCGCTTCCATCTCCGCCCGTATCATCACTTCCGAGATCGGCATTTGTTCCGACTCGGCAATTTCCACCAATTCGGCTATCGTTCGAAACTTCATGGAGATCCGTCTCCTTTTCGATGACGTGTTGCTGAAAACTGATGAAGATTCCTTTTTCCTA belongs to Polycladomyces subterraneus and includes:
- the recG gene encoding ATP-dependent DNA helicase RecG; the encoded protein is MDLRNTPVTAMTGVGEKRAEELEQLGIRTVEDLLTYFPYRYEDYRLVDLTSAEHEERVTVRGKLITLPSIRWYGGKKSRISAKLDVDGLAVQVVWFNQAYLKSKLQIGQSLMVSGKWDRHRLQITADRTFFNSAEQEKQAGRLLPVYSISGSIKVAWLRKTIHQAFLQFGRQIEEVLPAEIIERYRLMDRAQAMYRLHFPRSREEGSRARRRMAYEELFLYELKLLHWRRQTRERVEGIAHEFDTGQVKQMIEGLPFSLTGAQQRVVREILDDLRAPEQMHRLLQGDVGSGKTVIAAIALYANYLSGCQGALMVPTEILAEQHMQSLRKLLEPYGVRLALLTGSLTTKERREVLGELQMGLTDVVVGTHALIQEPVTFQRLGLVITDEQHRFGVKQRARFREKGEAPDVLHMTATPIPRTLAITVYGDMDVSVIDEMPAGRQPVDTYWVKSDVWPRVVQFIAKECRNHHQAYVICPLIDESEKLDLQNAQAVFEELTQTLAPVRVGLLHGKMSPAEKEEVMRRFAANDIQVLVSTTVVEVGVNVPNATVMVVYDADRFGLAQLHQLRGRVGRGGGSATCILVADPKTETGVERMRIMTETTDGFEIAQRDLELRGPGDFFGVKQSGLPDFRVADVVEDAKILEIARTDAIRLITSPDFWQRNEWSPLHRYLRSLDEEGQVNFD
- the sdaAA gene encoding L-serine ammonia-lyase, iron-sulfur-dependent, subunit alpha, which produces MKFRTIAELVEIAESEQMPISEVMIRAEMEATGESRESIFRMMEQNLDVMEQAIHRGLTEDIRSHSGLTGGDAKKIQDYKNKAKLLLSGPTVLDAVSRATAVSEVNAAMGTIVATPTAGSCGILPGCVFTAANRLNSDRETMVRALFVGGAIGYIIANNACISGAAGGCQAEVGSATAMAAAAVVEMAGGTPSMSAQAVAIALKNMLGLVCDPVAGLVEAPCVKRNAMGAAIAMVAADMAMAGVESVIPPDEVVEAMYKIGRDMPVALKETALGGLAATPTGRALERRIFGGTPQ